The Daucus carota subsp. sativus chromosome 9, DH1 v3.0, whole genome shotgun sequence genome window below encodes:
- the LOC108202046 gene encoding uncharacterized protein LOC108202046: MEQLSHIKHFSHEHPLILSKYNHSPPHANALCIACDDPISSNTDPFYHCIHQSFSSRNSHCTHFLLHKACAELPIIIQHPFDENHVLTLSLECDGFSWCESCDPCRKTVARWIYICREGGHDFKICIKCALILERELDHPSHSHPLTLLPVKATLQRCTACGVQGSTDYSYLCKTCLYWIHKRCATAPPSLIRDDHDYDHPLVLAYSLPEEYWVFGVSCYLCSVEIRWLYWVYYCADCRYFAHVHCALSQESRKDGNEIDDNGDLVHLPICDDEPYLFYQLIQQFANKFSTEESGKADTISECRSGHSLILFDNSNDKSVNVETNICDGCVQPLLYPFYGCLDCNFFLHTLCAAELPREIERPSHTDDRLTRLTTSYETSKPFNFYVCGVCDRFCNGVVYYDELNEYWVDVLCVSLPRKIKHDCHKHTLRHLSVSPSFKRCRACEVDIFSHSFACKICDYYIHIKCALKRGTIKHRWDEHHLSLVYPPVKGHPHDFNCELCSIDINPNYWFYHCAKCDTSFHALCVDQDVYSNIKFGGDVKDVNLHQHTVQLHISRRNSKCAECGLNTPDYFEFFINSPYYYVRKPFIQCTSCEFLVCIKCIFNHYGYPHLPQASRIRRVDSDLYEEIF, from the exons ATGGAACAGTTGAGCCATATCAAACACTTTAGCCATGAGCATCCTCTCATCCTATCCAAATACAACCATTCTCCCCCACATGCAAATGCACTCTGTATTGCCTGTGATGACccaatttcatcaaacaccgaTCCCTTCTATCATTGTATTCATCAGTCCTTCAGTTCCCGAAATTCGCATTGTACTCATTTTCTTCTCCACAAGGCATGTGCCGAATTACCTATCATCATCCAGCACCCTTTTGACGAAAACCACGTGCTAACTCTTTCTCTAGAATGCGATGGATTCTCTTGGTGTGAGTCGTGTGACCCTTGTAGGAAAACTGTTGCAAGGTGGATTTATATTTGCCGTGAGGGTGGTCATGATTTTAAGATTTGCATCAAGTGTGCATTAATTCTAGAGCGTGAACTTGATCATCCATCACATAGTCACCCCTTAACCTTGCTGCCTGTGAAAGCAACATTGCAGAGATGCACAGCGTGTGGCGTGCAAGGTAGCACGGACTATTCTTACTTGTGCAAAACTTGTCTTTATTGGATACACAAGCGTTGTGCAACCGCACCACCTAGTCTCATTCGGGATGACCATGACTATGATCATCCTCTTGTTCTCGCATATTCGTTGCCCGAAGAGTATTGGGTGTTTGGAGTATCATGTTATTTGTGCTCTGTGGAGATCCGATGGTTATATTGGGTTTATTACTGTGCTGACTGCAGATATTTTGCACACGTCCACTGCGCTTTATCACAAGA ATCTCGCAAAGATGGGAATGAAATTGATGATAACGGAGATTTGGTGCATTTACCGATATGTGATGATGAACCGTACTTGTTTTACCAGTTGATCCAACAATTTGCAAACAAGTTTAGCACTGAGGAATCCGGAAAAGCTGATACAATCAGTGAGTGTCGCAGTGGGCATTCACTCATCCTCTTTGATAATTCTAACGACAAAAGTGTTAATGTTGAAACAAACATTTGCGACGGATGTGTCCAGCCTCTCTTATATCCTTTCTATGGATGCCTAGATTGCAACTTCTTTCTCCACACTCTTTGTGCTGCAGAGTTACCAAGAGAGATTGAGCGTCCATCACATACGGATGACAGGCTCACCAGATTGACAACAAGTTATGAAACAAGTAAGCCATTTAATTTCTATGTATGCGGCGTGTGTGACAGATTTTGCAACGGAGTAGTATACTACGACGAATTAAATGAATATTGGGTCGATGTTTTGTGTGTGTCCTTGCCTCGCAAGATCAAACATGATTGCCATAAGCACACGCTTCGTCATCTCAGTGTATCTCCAAGCTTCAAAAGATGTAGAGCGTGTGAAGTTGATATTTTTAGTCACTCCTTCGCATGTAAAATATGTGATTACTATATTCATATTAAGTGTGCACTGAAAAGAGGAACAATAAAGCATAGATGGGATGAGCATCACCTCTCGTTAGTTTATCCTCCGGTGAAAGGTCATCCACACGATTTCAATTGCGAACTCTGCTCGATCGATATAAACCCAAATTATTGGTTTTATCATTGTGCCAAATGTGATACGTCGTTTCACGCTCTTTGCGTTGATCAAGATGTGTATTCAAATATCAAGTTTGGGGGAGATGTCAAGGATGTTAATCTGCATCAACACACCGTTCAACTCCACATAAGTAGACGAAATTCCAAGTGTGCAGAATGTGGTCTAAACACTCCGGactattttgaatttttcataaattcacCTTATTATTATGTGCGGAAGCCATTTATTCAGTGTACATCATGTGAATTCTTAGTCTGCATTAAATGTATTTTTAACCATTATGGGTACCCCCATCTACCACAAGCGAGCAGGATCCGCCGTGTAGATTCTGATCTGTACGAAGAAATATTTTAG